A segment of the Corylus avellana chromosome ca2, CavTom2PMs-1.0 genome:
ATTCAGCCGTAGGGCATTCAAAGAAAAGCCTACCagttggttttttatttttactgttttttatttattttattttatttttattttattattattattattattattttgtgatcaTATATCTGTTGTGCCTTTTGGGATCCACAAAACATGTTTCCTTTCATAAATTGAACAGAAAGTGTGACGGAAATAGCCTATTGGAATGAGTAATAACCATGGGGGCGTTAAtagaaatattgaaaaaaactGAGGATGTGAATGAAACAAAACTGAAGTATAATTTACCTTTTAATAAAGTTGGTACCAAATTCTTGCTTTAGATAAATCAACACCAACTTTAGACCAGCCTCCTGGGACCAAGTAATTGGTCACCCAAATAAGGCAGGTTTAAGTTGAATGGAAAGATTTATATCaagaaattagtttttattaatgGAGACAGTTACATACGGACAGAAAATTCCTCCAATCTATTCTATAAAATTGctatgttttattaaaaaatactaaGGACTCATAATTGGAGGAAATTATGCCCATGATTGGAGGAAATTAGAGGAAACTGCTATGCTAGGGACACATGGCAGTTTTATAGCTATTTCTTCCGAccaaatttggaggaaatttatgtccgtTAGAGGTTCATAATTGGTTTTGACCATTCTTTCCAAGCCCCAAAGTAGGGCTCCTTTGTTTGATTCAACCCATTACCCCAAATCTCAGGGCTTTGGCAGATTTCATCCACATATAATGCAATAAGTTTTCACCCTATACCTGGATAGTACTGTTGACCGGTTCTAATGTCTAGAATAAGAACCTTTTCTAAAACATAAACCTAACCACTTCAAATTTTAGCAATTCTAAAggtacaaaaacaaaagcatttcggacctaaaccctaaacccataTATTTGCTTAAAAACAAAGATCAAGTAAGCTATGGATGATTAAATATTTGAGAGTTCTCAACaacctaagaaaataaaagaaaacatccTATATATAAGAAGGTTCACAGACTCTTATCTTCACAGGGACTGACTTTCCCAGTGGTATGTTAGTATTATACATCCCAAATTTTGAacacaaaattacaaatatgtGGCATAAATTAAATTAGGACAACAACACCACACTTGTGCAACACTATAGCACACTTTTTATTGCTCGGAATGCGAGGGCAGACACAGAAAGAATCTGAATAGAATGAACAATAAGAACATATGTATGAAGAGAGacaaaaagagattttgagtaACAAGTATTGATAGGATTTGGTTATGTGGGAGTAGAACAACAAAAGGCTATTCTTTGGCATTttgatagaaagagagagagattggctTGACTTACAACACAGAGAAGAGAGTCAGAGAGGACTTAAGTTGCCTCCACAGATAAGATCTCTAGTTCAGCCCACCAGAGGGGAGAAAGTCTTGGGGTCGCTTGTTCAGGTGAAATAGAAATTACTTCTCTCAATTTGGAAATAATTGACTTCATAGTTGGTCTCTGCATTGGATTCGGCCGTATGCATTCTTCGATAACTTCACAGATGACATCAAGCTCATCATTTTTGAAGGACTTGAGTGTTGGGTCAATCATGTAGCTAATGCTCCGCTTGTCATTTAAATAATCAGCAGCCTAGCAAGTTCATATTGAATTATTGATCTAAAATTATTCAACAAACCAAGATCATGAGACTCATTTGCAACTTACCCAGCTAACAAGGTGACCTTGTTCTTCCGAGTATGGGAGCTTTCCAGAAATTATTTCAAGCAGCAATATTCCAAAACTGTAGATATTGGTTTCTGGATCAGAAAGTGGTGGCAATTCTGAATTCTCTTTCTCATCTTCAACTGAGTTCCTTGAATTGGATGCATTATGTAACCCGAAACTGATTTCGCCAATCTGAGAAAGCACAAGAGAGCAAGAGGGCAGATTAGCAATGGTCAAAATTTGATCAAGGCATCAAAATGTTAGAAAGAAAGTTTACCTTAGCAGCATAATCATCTGTTAAATAGATAGCAGTTGAATTTAGGTTCGAATGTGATACAGGTGGATTTAGATCATGGTGCATGTATTGAAGACAATAAGCTGTTCCCATAATAATCCTCATCCTCACATTCCAGTCAAGATGTTCAACTTCTTTAACTGAAAACAGGAAAAATATTTTAGCCTCTCCAATATCAAGCCTCCAATAATTTTCAAACATGCATGTTACAGTAGATATAGTTAAAGTGTACTACCATGTAGATGCTCAAAGAGGGAGCCATTTGGAGCATACTCAAACACCATCATCCTAACAAATGGTGGTTCATCCTCCTCACAGTAGCCAATAAGATTGACAAAGTTCTTATGATTCACCCGTGACAGTGTATCAATCTACAGCAGGTCAAAAACAAGATAAATCAATAaactgaccaaaaaaaaaaaaaaagattgtgagATTCAAGTGCAAAATGTGCTTGACACTGTTCTTGAATCAGTGACCACAGAAACGAAAGACCTTTTTCCGGTATGCCATCTCTGAGTTCTTGGGCCAGTCTTTTGAAGATTTAATTAATGTTGACGCAACGGCAATCTCAACTCCACTGGAGAGTGTTCCCTTGTATATAGTGCAACCATCAAGAGTGTCAATGATATTGCTGAAATCTTCACATGCTGTTTCCAGCTCTGCTCTATTCAACTTGGGAACCCCTGCATTTGATATATGCACCTGAATCAGTCTCATGTTATCAACTGGAAAGAATAAAAGACATCATATGCTTCTCTTTTTAAAGACAACAGCTTATGGGTACATTTGGACACAATTGGAACTCAGTGGACACCACATTGCATAGCACTACAAGCAGAAAAGCTCCATACTCAAAAGTGGTGCCACTATTGAAGATGGCAGCCTTCATaacacaattaatttttttctatttgtcAATTCCATTTATTACAGCATTTTTATGAGATTAGCCATTCCGGTGATGATCCTATTTATGATAATgtattgaaaaattcaattttcatgATACACAACAGAGCCATTCAATATCTGTAGACATTTCTAATTATCCTCGAATAACATTTTTAAGGATGAAGGCTCTGGAGTTCATATACTGGTTCAACCAATCTGATTTTCCAAGTCACAAACAATAGTCCCATTAACGTCGCTTCATAACATAGTAATGTTAAACCACATGAAATATGGGTCCAATTGATGGTTCCACCAGCCAAACTAGATTGCAGATTCtttgttgtttatttaaatgttttcttTCCTATGTGATAGAGCAATTATTTTCTATCACATCTCACAAACATCACCTGTTAAGAATGCTTTCTGCAACTGTCCACTCAATCCAGTCTTCCAAGGACCTATGGATGTCACTGCCTGGCTTCGGATCACGCAGAAAACAGCTGCAGAGACAATGAGCAAAACAACTACACCTGCAACAGCAATGATATACTTCCACATATTTCCAGAGGTGCCACCACTAGAATGCTGTTGATTATTTGGCGCTCCATCAGGGGATTGGATAGGCAGTCCATCAGGTTTTGAACTATTAGAATCAGGTGGTGCAGATGGGGGaggttctttcttctttttatttggtaCAGCTGGGAAAGCCCCACTACTCCTGGTAGTTGGAAGAGCAATGATTTCTCCAGAGTGTGACCCACCACCAGCAGATTCAGCTGCGAGGTTACTGGGATGCTCAAGTAGCCTACGACGTGCGAACTTGACAAGCTTTTGAGCGATGTGGACCTTGTGTGGTTCAGATGCACCTACTTTATGCAAGAAACAAATCATTTTGTGATTCAGAagcatcatttttaaaattcaatggGTGAAGATTTGCAAACCACTTCACTCACCATGTATATTATTGCAGCAACTGTCTCCATTTCCATACAGAGTGTCCTTTCCAAACTTGAACCTTGAAAGAATAGCAAAAGGTTAAACATAACGTGatgaaagaaaatcaaatatattttagggtggtaaaacaaaaatgttgatTCCCTACAATGACAGAGGCAGGATACGGAGAAAATGTGTAAGAGCTCCTTTAATTGGGATTATATACGAATCTGCCATGTTCAATTGTCTTGAATTAATCTGCCCAATGCTGCCCAAGAAATTCGAAGAATAATCAGAAAACTAGAAGGTGAAAACTGTATATATTTCTGCTTTATCAACTAGAAGAAATTTTTGAGCAAGGTGTTGCTGCTTAATCTGCTGGGGCATGATTTAAGATTACTCATCATGCATCCATCAATTACAACTGAAAATGCAAGAGACTTTATCTGgccactaaataaataaattcagcATGCTTCAGATTATCTTGCATCCAACAAATAGTTCCTGTAGGAAAATCTCGCACTCCTGTACCTAGTAGACAGCACTCACAGATAAATGGGTGCAGATCGATGAGCAactcaatattttaatatacaTTGAACACACAAATTTCATCCCATTAAGAGGATAAAGCTAAACATTAGATCatttaataatttcattatACTCTGGATGGTCTATTATCTCATAGCTTAAACAAATTATTTGAATGAACTCTTTTcatcatcacattttttttttacctttctttTAGTATATTCATCAGATAACTAAAAGAGCATCCACGTGCTCCATTTTCCATTTAACACTTTTGCAATAATAGAACTGAGAGAAGCATAACCAGGCACCTAAAGAGCTACAAGCAGCCTCTTTAATTAATACGTTTCTCCATCTTTTTAGGTACATTTGAACATGTGTCAACTCAGTAAGAAGTTCCTATACTAAGCATAAGGCTGATATCACATATCTTGCAGGGAGAAGCAGTCAACAATAAACTAAAGAGTCCTGATCAAAATGTGATGGGCAATATGTGTCTTGTTGAGGCAGATGGGGAAATGAGGAGGGAAAGAGAATGGCTGCCGCATGTATTtgtggggggtggggggagtGGATCAAAGCACCCAAAGAGAACAAGTTCAGTACAATAAGTAATTTCTTACCAGTGTCCAAACTTTCTATTCATACAGCCGATTCCAGTGTTCACAGCAACTGTAAGGTTATCATCAAAATATTCAGGGAGAAAGCTGAACCTGCTGATCTCCAAAGGAATGCTGTCTTCAAATTTATTGTCACAAAGCAACCTGGAAATAACATGAATTCTATCAGGAACTTATCAGTTAAAGCATCAAATGCAGATGAAATATGTAACAGTTAACTTACAAGTGTTTTAGTGACGGCATTATGCCTATTTCTGCTGGAATAGCTCCACTCAAGTTATTGTCCCTCAAGTCCAACTGTTCCAGTTTTGCAAGCTCTCCAATCTCTTTAGGAATGGCACCAGAGAAATGGTTCTTGAAAAGTATGCTGTCAATAAAAACAGTGAAAGCAAGAACCAGAATATTTCAATAAGGCTAAAAACGAAAAGCGACATGTACAAGTGTCAAGATGCATCACAAGACCCTGCATTTGGGGGAGCCCATAATACTGGAATGGTTCACTTATAAATGCCAAACCCCCAATATAAATCACAAACATGTTCACAAAGTATTAAAGTCTAAAATGTCAATAAGTACCTAATACAGTAT
Coding sequences within it:
- the LOC132172801 gene encoding protein MALE DISCOVERER 2-like isoform X1; the encoded protein is MKGRWDPYGFGVSCFLALILVFGIPGCWSLNGEGLALLDFRARIDWDPYGALQNWSPNDSDPCMWSGVSCVDGEVQMLDLSGLSLDGTLAPELRKLCNLQSLILFKNHFSGAIPKEIGELAKLEQLDLRDNNLSGAIPAEIGIMPSLKHLLLCDNKFEDSIPLEISRFSFLPEYFDDNLTVAVNTGIGCMNRKFGHCIGQINSRQLNMADSYIIPIKGALTHFLRILPLSLFKFGKDTLYGNGDSCCNNIHVGASEPHKVHIAQKLVKFARRRLLEHPSNLAAESAGGGSHSGEIIALPTTRSSGAFPAVPNKKKKEPPPSAPPDSNSSKPDGLPIQSPDGAPNNQQHSSGGTSGNMWKYIIAVAGVVVLLIVSAAVFCVIRSQAVTSIGPWKTGLSGQLQKAFLTGVPKLNRAELETACEDFSNIIDTLDGCTIYKGTLSSGVEIAVASTLIKSSKDWPKNSEMAYRKKIDTLSRVNHKNFVNLIGYCEEDEPPFVRMMVFEYAPNGSLFEHLHVKEVEHLDWNVRMRIIMGTAYCLQYMHHDLNPPVSHSNLNSTAIYLTDDYAAKIGEISFGLHNASNSRNSVEDEKENSELPPLSDPETNIYSFGILLLEIISGKLPYSEEQGHLVSWAADYLNDKRSISYMIDPTLKSFKNDELDVICEVIEECIRPNPMQRPTMKSIISKLREVISISPEQATPRLSPLWWAELEILSVEAT
- the LOC132172801 gene encoding protein MALE DISCOVERER 2-like isoform X2 gives rise to the protein MKGRWDPYGFGVSCFLALILVFGIPGCWSLNGEGLALLDFRARIDWDPYGALQNWSPNDSDPCMWSGVSCVDGEVQMLDLSGLSLDGTLAPELRKLCNLQSLILFKNHFSGAIPKEIGELAKLEQLDLRDNNLSGAIPAEIGIMPSLKHLLLCDNKFEDSIPLEISRFSFLPEYFDDNLTVAVNTGIGCMNRKFGHCIGQINSRQLNMADSYIIPIKGALTHFLRILPLSLFKFGKDTLYGNGDSCCNNIHGASEPHKVHIAQKLVKFARRRLLEHPSNLAAESAGGGSHSGEIIALPTTRSSGAFPAVPNKKKKEPPPSAPPDSNSSKPDGLPIQSPDGAPNNQQHSSGGTSGNMWKYIIAVAGVVVLLIVSAAVFCVIRSQAVTSIGPWKTGLSGQLQKAFLTGVPKLNRAELETACEDFSNIIDTLDGCTIYKGTLSSGVEIAVASTLIKSSKDWPKNSEMAYRKKIDTLSRVNHKNFVNLIGYCEEDEPPFVRMMVFEYAPNGSLFEHLHVKEVEHLDWNVRMRIIMGTAYCLQYMHHDLNPPVSHSNLNSTAIYLTDDYAAKIGEISFGLHNASNSRNSVEDEKENSELPPLSDPETNIYSFGILLLEIISGKLPYSEEQGHLVSWAADYLNDKRSISYMIDPTLKSFKNDELDVICEVIEECIRPNPMQRPTMKSIISKLREVISISPEQATPRLSPLWWAELEILSVEAT